Proteins encoded in a region of the Athene noctua chromosome 4, bAthNoc1.hap1.1, whole genome shotgun sequence genome:
- the LOC141960436 gene encoding glycerol-3-phosphate acyltransferase 3-like, with product MEESKEGYGLTEGKILFIGLILFVVLILLPSVFRVSLGISHCYVKILIKMLEWATLQTEEGVKKQKALVLENLISTGIIQREKTSMEEEIAGWRQGCFNLADVMYFSKKGCEAVAEDEVTRRFSSEELVSWNLLSRTNASLHHVSWQLSLVWVAGILIRYCLLMPFRICLAVFSILLLVLATTIVGQFPNGRVKCWLSNQVQMICARLGVRCVSSLIRFHNRENRPQEGGICVANHTSPLDVLILATDGCYSLVGQAHGGFLGLIQKSCMQTSRHVLFDRSEMKDRHLVRKKIREHIADKAKLPILIFPEGTCINNTSVMMFKKGSFEVGGTIHPVAIKYDPRFADAFWNSTKHSMMTYIFNLMTSWAIVCNVWYLPPMVKEEEEDAVHFANRVKAVIAAQGGMSVLPWDGGLKRKKVKESFKEEQQKKYCQIVIENRSVGNGNVY from the exons atggaagaaagcaaagaaggCTATGGCCTTACAGAGGGCAAGATTTTGTTTATTGGCTTGATTTTGTTTGTGGTGTTAATTTTGTTGCCTTCAGTGTTTAGAGTGTCACTGGGGATTTCTCACTGCTATGTGAAAATTCTAATAAAAATGTTAGAG TGGGCCACCCTGCAGACTGAGGAGGGAGTAAAAAAGCAGAAGGCGCTGGTGCTTGAAAATTTAATCTCCACTG GGATCATCCAGAGAGAGAAAACCTCCATGGAAGAGGAGATTGCTGGCTGGCGCCAAGGATGCTTCAACCTTGCTGATGTTATGTACTTCTCCAAAAAGGGGTGTGAGGCTGTTGCAGAAGACGAAGTCACCCGGCGGTTCTCCTCTGAGGAGCTGGTGTCCTGGAATCTCCTCAGCAGAACCAACGCCAGCTTGCACCACGTCAGCTGGCAGCTGAGCCTTGTGTGGGTCGCTGGGATCCTGATTCGATACTGTCTCCTGATGCCTTTTCG TATCTGCTTGGCTGTTTTCAGCATCCTCTTGCTGGTCTTGGCTACTACAATAGTAGGACAGTTTCCAAATGGCAG GGTGAAATGCTGGCTGAGCAACCAGGTCCAGATGATATGTGCCAGGTTGGGTGTCCGATGCGTGAGCAGTCTCATCCGTTTCCACAACAG GGAAAACAGACCCCAGGAAGGAGGCATCTGTGTAGCCAACCACACGTCTCCGCTAGACGTTCTAATCCTGGCCACCGACGGATGCTATTCCCTG GTTGGCCAGGCACACGGAGGGTTTCTGGGGCTTATTCAAAAATCTTGCATGCAAACCTCTCGGCATGTTTTGTTTGATCGCTCAGAAATGAAAGACCGTCATCTGGTGAGGAAAAA AATTAGAGAACACATTGCAGATAAGGCCAAATTACCCATTTTAATTTTCCCGGAAG GTACCTGCATAAACAACACATCAGTAATGATGTTTAAGAAGGGAAGCTTTGAGGTAGGAGGGACCATCCACCCGGTAGCAATCAAG TATGATCCCCGCTTTGCAGACGCGTTCTGGAACAGCACAAAACATTCCATGATGACCTACATTTTTAATTTGATGACCAGCTGGGCTATTGTCTGTAACGTGTGGTACCTGCCACCAATGGTCAAAGAG GAAGAAGAAGATGCTGTTCACTTTGCCAACAGAGTCAAGGCTGTCATTGCTGCTCAGGGAGGAATGTCTGTGCTTCCTTG ggATGGGGGACTGAAAAGGAAGAAGGTCAAAGAGTCTTTCAAGgaagagcaacagaaaaaatattgccAGATAGTAATAGAAAACAGATCTGTGGGCAATGGAAATGtttattaa